A genome region from Phoenix dactylifera cultivar Barhee BC4 chromosome 18, palm_55x_up_171113_PBpolish2nd_filt_p, whole genome shotgun sequence includes the following:
- the LOC103699642 gene encoding uncharacterized protein LOC103699642, with protein MSSHAREVIATSRKRKDRGGSAAPTAGKAEPAGGGTPPAGNQLLAGYLAHEFLTRGTLFGQRWDPAGRSDLVESKNPDPARAGEPGPVKAYAEVACLLKAEGAHIPGVVNPTQLAQWLQM; from the coding sequence ATGTCGAGCCACGCGCGCGAGGTGATAGCGACGTCCAGGAAGCGGAAGGACAGGGGCGGCTCCGCCGCGCCGACGGCAGGGAAAGCCGAGCCGGCCGGGGGCGGCACGCCGCCGGCGGGGAACCAGCTTCTGGCCGGATACCTGGCCCACGAGTTCCTCACCCGGGGGACGCTCTTCGGACAGCGGTGGGACCCGGCGGGCCGGTCCGACCTTGTGGAGAGCAAGAACCCGGACCCGGCCCGGGCGGGCGAGCCGGGCCCGGTGAAGGCGTACGCGGAGGTGGCGTGCCTGCTGAAGGCGGAAGGGGCCCATATCCCGGGAGTCGTCAATCCCACCCAGCTGGCTCAGTGGCTCCAGATGTGA